The following are encoded together in the Mumia sp. Pv4-285 genome:
- the ilvN gene encoding acetolactate synthase small subunit gives MTKHTLSVLVENTPGVLARTASLFMRRGFNIESLAVGETEIPEISRMTIVVNVDELPLEQVTKQLNKLVNVLKIVELEPAHAVERELMLIKVRADAQTRGQVLETVQLFRAKVVDVAVDAVTIEATGDPGKLAAMLRVLEPFGIREIAQSGRVAIGRGGRSITDRTLRTVPGSSTQSA, from the coding sequence ATGACCAAGCACACCCTGTCCGTCCTGGTGGAGAACACCCCCGGTGTTCTCGCCCGCACCGCGAGCCTGTTCATGCGGCGCGGCTTCAACATCGAGTCCCTCGCCGTCGGCGAGACAGAGATCCCCGAGATCTCGCGGATGACGATCGTCGTGAACGTGGACGAGCTGCCTCTCGAGCAGGTCACCAAGCAGCTCAACAAGCTCGTCAACGTCCTCAAGATCGTCGAGCTCGAGCCGGCGCACGCCGTCGAGCGCGAGCTGATGCTGATCAAGGTCCGTGCCGACGCGCAGACGCGCGGCCAGGTCCTCGAGACCGTCCAGCTGTTCCGCGCGAAGGTCGTCGACGTCGCGGTCGACGCGGTGACCATCGAGGCCACCGGGGACCCCGGCAAGCTCGCGGCGATGCTGCGCGTCCTCGAGCCGTTCGGGATCCGCGAGATCGCCCAGTCCGGTCGTGTCGCGATCGGTCGCGGCGGTCGGTCGATCACCGACCGCACCCTCCGTACCGTCCCCGGATCCTCCACCCAGTCCGCCTGA